The Acinonyx jubatus isolate Ajub_Pintada_27869175 chromosome D1, VMU_Ajub_asm_v1.0, whole genome shotgun sequence genome includes a window with the following:
- the NLRP6 gene encoding NACHT, LRR and PYD domains-containing protein 6 isoform X2 codes for MDQPEDFQSGAEFRAATARELLQRALENLSQEHLKRFRHKLRDAPQDGRSIPWGRLQGADALNLVEELIQFYGPEPALDVTRKTLKRADIRDVAEQLKEDRLKRLGPSSSSLLSVSEYKKKYREHVLQQHAKVKERNARSVKINKRFTKLLIAREGAASVDGALGPADEREAQRARRSDTHTFNRLFGRDGEGQRPLTVLLQGPAGIGKTMAAKKILYDWAAGKLYHGQVDFAFFLPCRELLERPGTCSLAGLILDQCPGRSAPVQLLLARAERLLFILDGADELPPPAPADAAPCTDPFEEAEGARVLSGLMGKTLLPGARLLVTARATAPGRLQSRLCSPQCAEVCGFSDKDKKKYFHKFFREEWLAEQAYRSVKENETLFALCFVPFVCWIVCTVLRQQLDLGQDLSRTSKTTTSVYLFFVASFLSSAPAADGPQVQGELRKLCRLAREGLLGHRAQFAEKDLERLQLRGSKIQRLFLSKKELPGVLETEVTYQFMDQSFQEFFAALSYLLDDKGDRAPADSVGALLRGNAELRGHLALTTRFLFGLLNTERMRDVERHFGCVVSERVKQDVLRWVQDQGHQRAAPEGTQEREAPEGREELEEDEGELNYVLELLYCLYETQEGAFVSQALRGLPELALERVCLSRMDVVVLTYCIRCCPEGQALRLVSCGLAPAHEKKKKKNLMKRLHGSLGGSSSQATMKKTQASPLRSLFEAMTDQHCGLSSLTLCRCKLSDSVCRDLSEALRAAPALTELGLLQNGLSEAGLRVLSEGLAWPQCRVRKLRVQQPTLQEALHYLIGALSQSSALTALDLSDCQLPEPVVTYLCRVLQQSGCRLQTLSPDLSFPNRLPLLSIHMAAV; via the exons ATGGACCAGCCAGAGGACTTCCAGTCCGG CGCGGAGTTCCGTGCCGCCACAGCCCGAGAGCTGCTCCAGCGCGCGCTGGAGAACCTGAGCCAGGAGCACCTGAAGCGCTTCCGCCACAAGCTGCGGGACGCGCCGCAGGATGGCCGCAGCATCCCGTGGGGGCGGCTGCAGGGCGCGGACGCGTTGAACCTCGTGGAGGAGCTGATCCAATTCTACGGGCCGGAGCCTGCGCTGGACGTGACCCGAAAGACTCTGAAGAGGGCTGACATCCGCGACGTGGCGGAGCAGCTCAAGGAGGACCGGCTGAAGC GGCTCGGCCCCAGCTCCTCCTCGCTGCTCTCCGTGTCCG agtACAAGAAGAAGTACAGAGAGCACGTCCTGCAGCAGCATGCCAAGGTGAAGGAGAGGAACGCGCGCTCCGTGAAGATCAACAAGCGCTTCACCAAACTGCTCATCGCGCGCGAAGGCGCCGCGTCGGTGGACGGGGCGCTGGGGCCCGCGGACGAGCGGGAGGCGCAGCGCGCGCGGCGCTCCGACACGCACACCTTCAACCGCCTGTTCGGCCGCGACGGAGAGGGCCAGCGGCCTCTGACGGTGCTGCTGCAGGGCCCGGCGGGCATCGGCAAGACCATGGCGGCCAAGAAAATCCTGTACGACTGGGCGGCGGGCAAGCTGTACCACGGCCAGGTGGACTTCgccttcttcctgccctgccGCGAGCTGCTGGAGCGCCCGGGCACGTGCAGCCTGGCCGGCCTGATCCTCGACCAGTGCCCGGGTCGCAGCGCCCCCGTGCAGCTCCTGCTCGCCCGCGCCGAGCGCCTGCTCTTTATCCTGGACGGCGCGGACGAGCTGcccccgcccgcgcccgccgACGCGGCGCCCTGCACCGACCCCTTCGAGGAGGCGGAGGGCGCGCGCGTGCTGAGCGGGCTGATGGGCAAGACGCTGCTGCCCGGGGCCCGCCTGCTGGTGACCGCCCGCGCCACGGCCCCCGGGAGGCTGCAGAGCCGCCTGTGCTCGCCGCAGTGCGCCGAGGTGTGCGGCTTCTCCGACAAAGACAAGAAGAAGTACTTCCACAAGTTCTTCCGGGAGGAGTGGCTGGCGGAGCAGGCCTACCGCTCGGTGAAGGAGAACGAGACGCTGTTCGCGCTGTGCTTCGTGCCCTTCGTGTGCTGGATCGTGTGCACGGTTCTGCGCCAGCAGCTCGACCTCGGCCAGGACCTGTCGCGCACCTCCAAGACCACCACGTCCGTGTACCTGTTCTTCGTCGCCAGCTTCCTGAGCTCGGCGCCCGCCGCCGACGGGCCCCAGGTGCAGGGCGAGCTGCGGAAGCTGTGCCGCCTGGCCCGCGAAGGCCTCCTCGGGCACAGGGCGCAGTTCGCGGAGAAGGACCTGGAAAGACTGCAACTTCGCGGCTCTAAAATCCAGAGGCTGTTTCTCAGCAAGAAAGAGCTGCCGGGCGTGCTGGAAACCGAGGTCACCTACCAGTTCATGGACCAGAGCTTCCAGGAATTCTTCGCCGCGCTGTCATACCTGCTGGATGACAAGGGAGACCGGGCACCGGCTGACAGCGTCGGGGCGCTTCTGCGGGGCAACGCCGAGCTGCGCGGCCACCTCGCGCTCACCACGCGCTTCCTCTTCGGGCTGCTGAACACAGAGCGGATGCGCGACGTCGAGCGCCACTTCGGCTGCGTGGTTTCAGAGCGCGTGAAGCAGGACGTCCTGCGGTGGGTGCAGGACCAGGGCCACCAGAGGGCGGCACCGGAGGGGACCCAAGAGAGGGAAGCGccggagggcagggaggagctggAAGAGGACGAGGGCGAGCTCAACTACGTGCTGGAGCTGCTGTACTGCCTGTACGAGACTCAGGAGGGCGCCTTTGTGAGCCAGGCCCTGCGTGGCCTCCCTGAGCTGGCGCTGGAGCGGGTGTGCTTAAGCCGCATGGATGTGGTGGTCCTGACCTACTGCATAAGGTGCTGCCCCGAGGGGCAGGCCCTGCGGCTGGTTAGCTGTGGACTGGCCCCCGCACacgagaagaaaaagaagaagaacctgATGAAACGACTGCATGGCAGCCTGGGCGGAAGCTC TTCACAAGCCACCATGAAAAAAACCCAGGCCTCTCCACTACGCTCGCTCTTTGAGGCCATGACTGACCAACACTGCGGTCTGAGCAGCCTGAC GCTGTGCCGCTGCAAACTGTCTGACTCTGTCTGCCGAGACCTCTCTGAGGCCCTGCGGGCGGCCCCCGCCCTGACTGAGCTGGGCCTCCTGCAAAACGGGCTCAGTGAGGCCGGCCTGCGTGTGCTGAGTgagggcctggcctggccccagTGCCGGGTGCGGAAGCTCAG GGTGCAGCAGCCCACCCTCCAGGAGGCGCTTCATTACCTCATCGGCGCGCTCAGCCAGAGCTCCGCGTTGACCGCCCTGGATCTAAGTGACTGCCAGCTGCCGGAACCCGTGGTGACCTACCTGTGTAGAGTCCTACAGCAGTCAGGATGCCGCCTACAGACCCTCAG
- the NLRP6 gene encoding NACHT, LRR and PYD domains-containing protein 6 isoform X1, whose protein sequence is MDQPEDFQSGAEFRAATARELLQRALENLSQEHLKRFRHKLRDAPQDGRSIPWGRLQGADALNLVEELIQFYGPEPALDVTRKTLKRADIRDVAEQLKEDRLKRLGPSSSSLLSVSEYKKKYREHVLQQHAKVKERNARSVKINKRFTKLLIAREGAASVDGALGPADEREAQRARRSDTHTFNRLFGRDGEGQRPLTVLLQGPAGIGKTMAAKKILYDWAAGKLYHGQVDFAFFLPCRELLERPGTCSLAGLILDQCPGRSAPVQLLLARAERLLFILDGADELPPPAPADAAPCTDPFEEAEGARVLSGLMGKTLLPGARLLVTARATAPGRLQSRLCSPQCAEVCGFSDKDKKKYFHKFFREEWLAEQAYRSVKENETLFALCFVPFVCWIVCTVLRQQLDLGQDLSRTSKTTTSVYLFFVASFLSSAPAADGPQVQGELRKLCRLAREGLLGHRAQFAEKDLERLQLRGSKIQRLFLSKKELPGVLETEVTYQFMDQSFQEFFAALSYLLDDKGDRAPADSVGALLRGNAELRGHLALTTRFLFGLLNTERMRDVERHFGCVVSERVKQDVLRWVQDQGHQRAAPEGTQEREAPEGREELEEDEGELNYVLELLYCLYETQEGAFVSQALRGLPELALERVCLSRMDVVVLTYCIRCCPEGQALRLVSCGLAPAHEKKKKKNLMKRLHGSLGGSSSQATMKKTQASPLRSLFEAMTDQHCGLSSLTLCRCKLSDSVCRDLSEALRAAPALTELGLLQNGLSEAGLRVLSEGLAWPQCRVRKLRVQQPTLQEALHYLIGALSQSSALTALDLSDCQLPEPVVTYLCRVLQQSGCRLQTLSLTSVKLSAQSLQELREVKKAKPGLVITHPLLESHP, encoded by the exons ATGGACCAGCCAGAGGACTTCCAGTCCGG CGCGGAGTTCCGTGCCGCCACAGCCCGAGAGCTGCTCCAGCGCGCGCTGGAGAACCTGAGCCAGGAGCACCTGAAGCGCTTCCGCCACAAGCTGCGGGACGCGCCGCAGGATGGCCGCAGCATCCCGTGGGGGCGGCTGCAGGGCGCGGACGCGTTGAACCTCGTGGAGGAGCTGATCCAATTCTACGGGCCGGAGCCTGCGCTGGACGTGACCCGAAAGACTCTGAAGAGGGCTGACATCCGCGACGTGGCGGAGCAGCTCAAGGAGGACCGGCTGAAGC GGCTCGGCCCCAGCTCCTCCTCGCTGCTCTCCGTGTCCG agtACAAGAAGAAGTACAGAGAGCACGTCCTGCAGCAGCATGCCAAGGTGAAGGAGAGGAACGCGCGCTCCGTGAAGATCAACAAGCGCTTCACCAAACTGCTCATCGCGCGCGAAGGCGCCGCGTCGGTGGACGGGGCGCTGGGGCCCGCGGACGAGCGGGAGGCGCAGCGCGCGCGGCGCTCCGACACGCACACCTTCAACCGCCTGTTCGGCCGCGACGGAGAGGGCCAGCGGCCTCTGACGGTGCTGCTGCAGGGCCCGGCGGGCATCGGCAAGACCATGGCGGCCAAGAAAATCCTGTACGACTGGGCGGCGGGCAAGCTGTACCACGGCCAGGTGGACTTCgccttcttcctgccctgccGCGAGCTGCTGGAGCGCCCGGGCACGTGCAGCCTGGCCGGCCTGATCCTCGACCAGTGCCCGGGTCGCAGCGCCCCCGTGCAGCTCCTGCTCGCCCGCGCCGAGCGCCTGCTCTTTATCCTGGACGGCGCGGACGAGCTGcccccgcccgcgcccgccgACGCGGCGCCCTGCACCGACCCCTTCGAGGAGGCGGAGGGCGCGCGCGTGCTGAGCGGGCTGATGGGCAAGACGCTGCTGCCCGGGGCCCGCCTGCTGGTGACCGCCCGCGCCACGGCCCCCGGGAGGCTGCAGAGCCGCCTGTGCTCGCCGCAGTGCGCCGAGGTGTGCGGCTTCTCCGACAAAGACAAGAAGAAGTACTTCCACAAGTTCTTCCGGGAGGAGTGGCTGGCGGAGCAGGCCTACCGCTCGGTGAAGGAGAACGAGACGCTGTTCGCGCTGTGCTTCGTGCCCTTCGTGTGCTGGATCGTGTGCACGGTTCTGCGCCAGCAGCTCGACCTCGGCCAGGACCTGTCGCGCACCTCCAAGACCACCACGTCCGTGTACCTGTTCTTCGTCGCCAGCTTCCTGAGCTCGGCGCCCGCCGCCGACGGGCCCCAGGTGCAGGGCGAGCTGCGGAAGCTGTGCCGCCTGGCCCGCGAAGGCCTCCTCGGGCACAGGGCGCAGTTCGCGGAGAAGGACCTGGAAAGACTGCAACTTCGCGGCTCTAAAATCCAGAGGCTGTTTCTCAGCAAGAAAGAGCTGCCGGGCGTGCTGGAAACCGAGGTCACCTACCAGTTCATGGACCAGAGCTTCCAGGAATTCTTCGCCGCGCTGTCATACCTGCTGGATGACAAGGGAGACCGGGCACCGGCTGACAGCGTCGGGGCGCTTCTGCGGGGCAACGCCGAGCTGCGCGGCCACCTCGCGCTCACCACGCGCTTCCTCTTCGGGCTGCTGAACACAGAGCGGATGCGCGACGTCGAGCGCCACTTCGGCTGCGTGGTTTCAGAGCGCGTGAAGCAGGACGTCCTGCGGTGGGTGCAGGACCAGGGCCACCAGAGGGCGGCACCGGAGGGGACCCAAGAGAGGGAAGCGccggagggcagggaggagctggAAGAGGACGAGGGCGAGCTCAACTACGTGCTGGAGCTGCTGTACTGCCTGTACGAGACTCAGGAGGGCGCCTTTGTGAGCCAGGCCCTGCGTGGCCTCCCTGAGCTGGCGCTGGAGCGGGTGTGCTTAAGCCGCATGGATGTGGTGGTCCTGACCTACTGCATAAGGTGCTGCCCCGAGGGGCAGGCCCTGCGGCTGGTTAGCTGTGGACTGGCCCCCGCACacgagaagaaaaagaagaagaacctgATGAAACGACTGCATGGCAGCCTGGGCGGAAGCTC TTCACAAGCCACCATGAAAAAAACCCAGGCCTCTCCACTACGCTCGCTCTTTGAGGCCATGACTGACCAACACTGCGGTCTGAGCAGCCTGAC GCTGTGCCGCTGCAAACTGTCTGACTCTGTCTGCCGAGACCTCTCTGAGGCCCTGCGGGCGGCCCCCGCCCTGACTGAGCTGGGCCTCCTGCAAAACGGGCTCAGTGAGGCCGGCCTGCGTGTGCTGAGTgagggcctggcctggccccagTGCCGGGTGCGGAAGCTCAG GGTGCAGCAGCCCACCCTCCAGGAGGCGCTTCATTACCTCATCGGCGCGCTCAGCCAGAGCTCCGCGTTGACCGCCCTGGATCTAAGTGACTGCCAGCTGCCGGAACCCGTGGTGACCTACCTGTGTAGAGTCCTACAGCAGTCAGGATGCCGCCTACAGACCCTCAG
- the NLRP6 gene encoding NACHT, LRR and PYD domains-containing protein 6 isoform X3: MDQPEDFQSGAEFRAATARELLQRALENLSQEHLKRFRHKLRDAPQDGRSIPWGRLQGADALNLVEELIQFYGPEPALDVTRKTLKRADIRDVAEQLKEDRLKRLGPSSSSLLSVSEYKKKYREHVLQQHAKVKERNARSVKINKRFTKLLIAREGAASVDGALGPADEREAQRARRSDTHTFNRLFGRDGEGQRPLTVLLQGPAGIGKTMAAKKILYDWAAGKLYHGQVDFAFFLPCRELLERPGTCSLAGLILDQCPGRSAPVQLLLARAERLLFILDGADELPPPAPADAAPCTDPFEEAEGARVLSGLMGKTLLPGARLLVTARATAPGRLQSRLCSPQCAEVCGFSDKDKKKYFHKFFREEWLAEQAYRSVKENETLFALCFVPFVCWIVCTVLRQQLDLGQDLSRTSKTTTSVYLFFVASFLSSAPAADGPQVQGELRKLCRLAREGLLGHRAQFAEKDLERLQLRGSKIQRLFLSKKELPGVLETEVTYQFMDQSFQEFFAALSYLLDDKGDRAPADSVGALLRGNAELRGHLALTTRFLFGLLNTERMRDVERHFGCVVSERVKQDVLRWVQDQGHQRAAPEGTQEREAPEGREELEEDEGELNYVLELLYCLYETQEGAFVSQALRGLPELALERVCLSRMDVVVLTYCIRCCPEGQALRLVSCGLAPAHEKKKKKNLMKRLHGSLGGSSSQATMKKTQASPLRSLFEAMTDQHCGLSSLTLCRCKLSDSVCRDLSEALRAAPALTELGLLQNGLSEAGLRVLSEGLAWPQCRVRKLSQSSALTALDLSDCQLPEPVVTYLCRVLQQSGCRLQTLSLTSVKLSAQSLQELREVKKAKPGLVITHPLLESHP; this comes from the exons ATGGACCAGCCAGAGGACTTCCAGTCCGG CGCGGAGTTCCGTGCCGCCACAGCCCGAGAGCTGCTCCAGCGCGCGCTGGAGAACCTGAGCCAGGAGCACCTGAAGCGCTTCCGCCACAAGCTGCGGGACGCGCCGCAGGATGGCCGCAGCATCCCGTGGGGGCGGCTGCAGGGCGCGGACGCGTTGAACCTCGTGGAGGAGCTGATCCAATTCTACGGGCCGGAGCCTGCGCTGGACGTGACCCGAAAGACTCTGAAGAGGGCTGACATCCGCGACGTGGCGGAGCAGCTCAAGGAGGACCGGCTGAAGC GGCTCGGCCCCAGCTCCTCCTCGCTGCTCTCCGTGTCCG agtACAAGAAGAAGTACAGAGAGCACGTCCTGCAGCAGCATGCCAAGGTGAAGGAGAGGAACGCGCGCTCCGTGAAGATCAACAAGCGCTTCACCAAACTGCTCATCGCGCGCGAAGGCGCCGCGTCGGTGGACGGGGCGCTGGGGCCCGCGGACGAGCGGGAGGCGCAGCGCGCGCGGCGCTCCGACACGCACACCTTCAACCGCCTGTTCGGCCGCGACGGAGAGGGCCAGCGGCCTCTGACGGTGCTGCTGCAGGGCCCGGCGGGCATCGGCAAGACCATGGCGGCCAAGAAAATCCTGTACGACTGGGCGGCGGGCAAGCTGTACCACGGCCAGGTGGACTTCgccttcttcctgccctgccGCGAGCTGCTGGAGCGCCCGGGCACGTGCAGCCTGGCCGGCCTGATCCTCGACCAGTGCCCGGGTCGCAGCGCCCCCGTGCAGCTCCTGCTCGCCCGCGCCGAGCGCCTGCTCTTTATCCTGGACGGCGCGGACGAGCTGcccccgcccgcgcccgccgACGCGGCGCCCTGCACCGACCCCTTCGAGGAGGCGGAGGGCGCGCGCGTGCTGAGCGGGCTGATGGGCAAGACGCTGCTGCCCGGGGCCCGCCTGCTGGTGACCGCCCGCGCCACGGCCCCCGGGAGGCTGCAGAGCCGCCTGTGCTCGCCGCAGTGCGCCGAGGTGTGCGGCTTCTCCGACAAAGACAAGAAGAAGTACTTCCACAAGTTCTTCCGGGAGGAGTGGCTGGCGGAGCAGGCCTACCGCTCGGTGAAGGAGAACGAGACGCTGTTCGCGCTGTGCTTCGTGCCCTTCGTGTGCTGGATCGTGTGCACGGTTCTGCGCCAGCAGCTCGACCTCGGCCAGGACCTGTCGCGCACCTCCAAGACCACCACGTCCGTGTACCTGTTCTTCGTCGCCAGCTTCCTGAGCTCGGCGCCCGCCGCCGACGGGCCCCAGGTGCAGGGCGAGCTGCGGAAGCTGTGCCGCCTGGCCCGCGAAGGCCTCCTCGGGCACAGGGCGCAGTTCGCGGAGAAGGACCTGGAAAGACTGCAACTTCGCGGCTCTAAAATCCAGAGGCTGTTTCTCAGCAAGAAAGAGCTGCCGGGCGTGCTGGAAACCGAGGTCACCTACCAGTTCATGGACCAGAGCTTCCAGGAATTCTTCGCCGCGCTGTCATACCTGCTGGATGACAAGGGAGACCGGGCACCGGCTGACAGCGTCGGGGCGCTTCTGCGGGGCAACGCCGAGCTGCGCGGCCACCTCGCGCTCACCACGCGCTTCCTCTTCGGGCTGCTGAACACAGAGCGGATGCGCGACGTCGAGCGCCACTTCGGCTGCGTGGTTTCAGAGCGCGTGAAGCAGGACGTCCTGCGGTGGGTGCAGGACCAGGGCCACCAGAGGGCGGCACCGGAGGGGACCCAAGAGAGGGAAGCGccggagggcagggaggagctggAAGAGGACGAGGGCGAGCTCAACTACGTGCTGGAGCTGCTGTACTGCCTGTACGAGACTCAGGAGGGCGCCTTTGTGAGCCAGGCCCTGCGTGGCCTCCCTGAGCTGGCGCTGGAGCGGGTGTGCTTAAGCCGCATGGATGTGGTGGTCCTGACCTACTGCATAAGGTGCTGCCCCGAGGGGCAGGCCCTGCGGCTGGTTAGCTGTGGACTGGCCCCCGCACacgagaagaaaaagaagaagaacctgATGAAACGACTGCATGGCAGCCTGGGCGGAAGCTC TTCACAAGCCACCATGAAAAAAACCCAGGCCTCTCCACTACGCTCGCTCTTTGAGGCCATGACTGACCAACACTGCGGTCTGAGCAGCCTGAC GCTGTGCCGCTGCAAACTGTCTGACTCTGTCTGCCGAGACCTCTCTGAGGCCCTGCGGGCGGCCCCCGCCCTGACTGAGCTGGGCCTCCTGCAAAACGGGCTCAGTGAGGCCGGCCTGCGTGTGCTGAGTgagggcctggcctggccccagTGCCGGGTGCGGAAGCTCAG CCAGAGCTCCGCGTTGACCGCCCTGGATCTAAGTGACTGCCAGCTGCCGGAACCCGTGGTGACCTACCTGTGTAGAGTCCTACAGCAGTCAGGATGCCGCCTACAGACCCTCAG